In one Spirosoma rigui genomic region, the following are encoded:
- a CDS encoding App1 family protein, whose amino-acid sequence MSTWKEFLLNSAAGAEVQFDRLKNRLFGRLDANKPYKIVYYRGFGSPSAVWLKGRVLRERDLSTPSDNDRFWQNLLATYQRFESDEVPGITVRVEAFGQSHTTTTDEEGYFEVTINPPNDVLSDNPGRVWFPVRYALDGIVQPATGEPVEKDGYMMISPLFSQFGVISDIDDTVLVTGATSLLQTARLTFLGNAYTRLPFAGVAAFYRALQSGPVTTLFNPIYYVSSSPWNLYDLLIDFFRIQGIPKGPILLRDLGFDPSLLSSDSHHTHKLSMIRKVLDVNPQLPFVLIGDSGQQDPEIYTQVVRDNPGRIKAIYIRDVTPETRDASIRELIRTAESHHVPMLLVEDTVAAAEHAASMGLIDSDTIPEIRADRRADKE is encoded by the coding sequence ATGAGCACCTGGAAAGAGTTTTTGTTGAACAGCGCGGCTGGCGCTGAAGTCCAATTTGACCGACTTAAAAACCGGTTGTTCGGGCGACTCGACGCCAACAAACCCTACAAAATTGTGTATTACCGCGGTTTTGGGTCACCCTCGGCCGTCTGGCTCAAAGGCCGGGTTCTGCGCGAGCGCGACCTGAGCACGCCATCCGACAACGACCGGTTCTGGCAAAACCTGCTGGCTACGTACCAGCGCTTCGAAAGTGACGAAGTGCCGGGCATCACGGTACGGGTTGAAGCGTTCGGGCAATCGCACACCACCACAACCGACGAGGAAGGCTACTTTGAAGTAACTATCAATCCGCCCAACGACGTGCTCTCCGACAATCCAGGCCGGGTCTGGTTTCCGGTCCGATACGCGCTCGACGGCATCGTACAACCTGCAACGGGGGAGCCGGTTGAGAAAGATGGCTACATGATGATATCACCCCTATTCAGCCAGTTCGGGGTTATCTCTGATATCGACGATACCGTGCTGGTGACCGGAGCTACGAGTTTGCTCCAGACGGCCCGGCTTACGTTTCTGGGCAACGCCTATACCCGGCTGCCCTTTGCGGGCGTGGCCGCTTTTTACCGGGCGCTCCAAAGCGGGCCGGTTACAACGCTGTTCAACCCGATTTACTACGTATCGAGCAGCCCCTGGAACCTATATGATCTGCTGATTGATTTTTTCCGGATTCAGGGTATTCCAAAAGGCCCTATTCTGCTCCGGGATCTGGGCTTCGACCCGTCGCTGCTGTCGTCCGATTCGCACCACACCCACAAGCTGTCTATGATCCGGAAAGTGCTGGACGTAAATCCGCAACTACCCTTTGTACTCATCGGCGACAGTGGGCAGCAGGACCCCGAGATTTATACGCAGGTGGTGCGGGATAACCCCGGTCGGATCAAGGCGATCTACATCCGTGATGTGACGCCCGAAACCCGCGATGCATCCATCCGGGAACTGATCCGGACGGCCGAGAGTCATCACGTACCCATGTTGCTGGTGGAAGACACCGTAGCCGCTGCCGAACACGCAGCCTCGATGGGCCTGATTGATTCCGACACAATTCCGGAAATCCGCGCCGACCGCCGGGCTGATAAAGAATAA
- a CDS encoding zinc-dependent alcohol dehydrogenase, translating into MKAAVFHKVGDIRYETKEDPKIEESRDVILRVTSTAICGSDLHIYDGFLPQLRNEVLGHEFMGIVEEVGSGVNNLKKGDRVVVPFTIACGNCYFCQHNLQMHCENSNPEYYGPDGGLLSEKGGGLFGYSDLYGGYDGGQAEYVRVPYGDYSLRHVPETLKDEQVLFLSDIFPTGWSSIEWGELKGGETVAIFGSGPVGLMAQKSAWIQGAGRVIAIDPVNYRLERARRVNNVETLNPHDVDVVEAIRSMTEGRGADLCVDAVGMEAERSVLDKAKAVINFEKGTTSVLEQCFQAVRRGGIVSVVGVYGAPTDNYPIGRIFDKGLTVRYGQSQVHKNIDHLLDLVVQGKVVLDDIVSHVLPLAEISRAYDIFKKKEDDCTKVILKP; encoded by the coding sequence ATGAAAGCAGCAGTCTTCCACAAAGTCGGGGACATTCGTTACGAAACGAAGGAGGATCCGAAAATCGAAGAGTCGCGGGATGTGATCCTGCGCGTTACTTCAACGGCCATCTGCGGCTCAGACCTTCACATTTATGACGGTTTTCTGCCCCAGTTGCGCAATGAGGTCTTAGGCCATGAATTCATGGGTATTGTCGAAGAGGTTGGTTCCGGTGTGAACAATCTTAAAAAAGGTGACCGCGTAGTGGTGCCTTTTACCATCGCCTGCGGCAACTGTTACTTTTGTCAGCACAACCTGCAGATGCACTGTGAGAACTCGAATCCTGAGTATTACGGACCTGACGGCGGACTGTTAAGCGAGAAAGGGGGCGGCCTCTTCGGGTATTCCGACCTGTATGGCGGTTACGACGGCGGTCAGGCCGAGTACGTACGGGTACCCTACGGCGACTATAGCCTGCGCCACGTGCCCGAGACGCTGAAAGATGAGCAGGTGTTATTCCTGTCTGATATCTTCCCGACTGGCTGGAGTTCCATCGAGTGGGGCGAATTGAAAGGGGGCGAAACCGTCGCTATTTTCGGCTCGGGACCGGTGGGGCTGATGGCCCAGAAATCGGCCTGGATTCAGGGTGCCGGCCGTGTCATTGCCATTGATCCGGTTAACTACCGGCTCGAACGGGCCCGGCGTGTGAACAACGTAGAAACGCTGAACCCGCACGATGTTGACGTAGTCGAAGCCATTCGGAGCATGACCGAAGGCCGGGGCGCTGATTTATGCGTCGATGCGGTAGGGATGGAAGCCGAACGGTCGGTGCTGGATAAGGCTAAGGCCGTAATCAACTTCGAGAAAGGGACCACTAGTGTACTGGAGCAATGTTTCCAGGCCGTGCGCCGGGGTGGTATTGTATCCGTCGTGGGTGTATACGGTGCGCCAACCGATAACTACCCAATTGGTCGCATATTCGACAAAGGACTTACCGTTCGCTATGGCCAGTCGCAGGTTCACAAGAATATCGATCATTTGCTTGATCTGGTTGTGCAGGGTAAAGTCGTACTCGACGATATTGTGTCGCACGTGTTGCCGCTGGCCGAAATCTCCCGGGCCTACGATATTTTCAAAAAGAAGGAAGATGACTGCACCAAGGTCATTCTCAAGCCTTAA
- a CDS encoding sugar phosphate isomerase/epimerase family protein: MSHSSVTRRQLLATLAATAGASVLPNATQAAVTAPSHAPQASQPFTICLNMSTIRGQKLGFAKELETASKGGFRSVEIWIDSIQEYLKTHSTADVRKLLGDLGITVENAIGFAPWIIDDDAARQKGTDQLKREMEMLAEVGCMRVATPPIGAQTAKDPIIDLRKAAERYRAILDISDQTKVIPQLELWGFSKNLNKLSEVMYVATESGHPSARLLLDIYHLYKGGTSQASLPLVGKPAIEVFHVNDYPSTLSREVIVDADRVFPGDGVAPIRETLRMIKRTDKPIVLSLEVFNKNYYAQDALTVTKTAFAKMQAMVKGV, encoded by the coding sequence ATGTCTCACTCATCAGTCACTCGTCGCCAGTTACTGGCAACTCTGGCGGCCACTGCGGGCGCGTCGGTTCTTCCTAATGCAACCCAGGCGGCCGTGACCGCGCCGAGCCATGCGCCACAGGCCAGCCAGCCATTTACGATCTGTCTGAACATGAGCACTATCCGGGGCCAGAAACTGGGCTTCGCGAAAGAGTTGGAAACAGCCTCGAAAGGAGGGTTTCGATCGGTCGAGATCTGGATCGACTCCATCCAGGAATACCTGAAAACGCACTCAACTGCCGACGTTCGCAAACTACTTGGCGACCTGGGTATAACGGTAGAGAACGCCATTGGTTTCGCGCCCTGGATTATCGACGATGACGCAGCCCGTCAGAAAGGAACCGATCAACTCAAGCGCGAAATGGAAATGCTGGCTGAGGTAGGCTGTATGCGTGTGGCCACTCCACCCATTGGAGCGCAAACAGCCAAAGACCCGATCATCGATCTGCGCAAAGCCGCCGAGCGATACCGGGCTATTCTCGACATCAGCGACCAGACCAAAGTTATCCCGCAACTGGAACTGTGGGGCTTCTCCAAAAACCTCAACAAACTGAGCGAGGTTATGTACGTAGCCACCGAAAGCGGCCATCCGTCGGCGCGGCTGCTGCTGGACATCTACCACCTCTATAAAGGCGGTACATCGCAGGCCAGCCTGCCACTCGTGGGCAAACCCGCCATTGAAGTCTTCCACGTCAACGATTATCCATCGACGTTATCCCGCGAGGTGATTGTCGACGCCGACCGGGTGTTTCCGGGCGATGGCGTAGCGCCCATCCGCGAGACACTCCGGATGATCAAACGCACCGACAAACCTATCGTGCTGTCGCTGGAGGTATTTAACAAGAACTACTACGCTCAGGATGCCCTCACCGTAACCAAAACTGCCTTCGCTAAAATGCAGGCGATGGTAAAAGGGGTGTAA
- a CDS encoding Nramp family divalent metal transporter, translating into MTPPDLYALTNDRIQLAPATFSGQFRHLGPGFILSAAIVGSGELIATTALGAKAGFVAFWVILISCFVKVALQLEFGKNAIYTGLPTMQSLNRLPGLRLGHGHWTIWLWLSLQILKVLQVGGIVGGVALVLNMSFPAVSTSVWAVLAAASAGLLIYGGQYDWVERGSLVMILLFTGLILLSLLLLQRTNYAISGTELAGGLTFSLPKATVGVAIAAFGITGVGGDEIMYYNYWCIEKGYAAYTGLDDGTAVWAERAKGWIRVMTLDALCAMVVYTTVTAAFYLLGASLLHAAGRIPEGYAMVETLSRLFTVTLGPGAKGLFLVGAFFVLYSTLFTATASWSRIFADAFGQLGWVRFDDPVVRKKTLAALSWGFPALWCVLFLVIKLPVLMVLLGGAATSVLLLVVIWAALQFRYRQLPARLKPTIGYDLWLWLSIVAILGVSVYGVWQLAA; encoded by the coding sequence ATGACGCCCCCCGACCTGTACGCCCTCACGAACGATCGCATCCAATTGGCCCCTGCTACGTTTTCAGGGCAGTTTCGACACCTCGGTCCGGGCTTTATCCTGTCGGCGGCCATTGTCGGGTCGGGGGAGCTGATTGCAACAACGGCATTAGGGGCCAAAGCGGGCTTCGTGGCCTTCTGGGTCATTCTGATTAGTTGTTTTGTGAAAGTGGCGCTCCAACTCGAATTCGGTAAAAACGCCATTTACACGGGCCTGCCCACCATGCAGTCGCTCAACCGCCTGCCGGGTTTGCGGCTGGGGCACGGCCACTGGACCATCTGGCTCTGGTTGAGTTTGCAGATACTGAAAGTCCTGCAGGTGGGCGGTATTGTTGGGGGCGTGGCGCTGGTGCTCAACATGTCGTTTCCGGCCGTGTCTACCTCCGTTTGGGCCGTGTTGGCAGCGGCTTCGGCGGGGCTACTCATCTACGGCGGTCAGTATGACTGGGTTGAACGGGGATCGCTGGTTATGATCCTGCTTTTTACCGGTCTTATTCTTCTGTCGCTGCTTTTGCTGCAGCGGACAAACTATGCCATCAGCGGAACTGAACTGGCCGGGGGCTTGACCTTTTCGTTACCAAAAGCGACGGTCGGCGTAGCTATTGCCGCTTTCGGCATCACCGGCGTTGGGGGCGACGAAATCATGTATTACAATTACTGGTGTATCGAAAAAGGCTACGCGGCTTATACCGGTCTGGACGACGGCACGGCCGTATGGGCCGAACGGGCGAAGGGATGGATTCGGGTAATGACGCTCGACGCTTTGTGCGCGATGGTCGTTTATACCACCGTAACGGCCGCTTTCTACCTGCTGGGTGCATCGCTGCTGCACGCAGCCGGCCGTATCCCCGAAGGCTACGCTATGGTTGAAACGCTCTCGCGTTTGTTCACTGTTACGCTCGGGCCGGGGGCAAAAGGACTGTTTCTGGTGGGTGCGTTCTTCGTGTTATACTCCACACTATTTACCGCAACGGCGAGCTGGTCGCGCATTTTTGCCGATGCCTTCGGGCAGCTGGGCTGGGTTCGGTTTGATGATCCGGTGGTGCGGAAAAAGACACTGGCGGCCCTGTCGTGGGGGTTCCCGGCGCTATGGTGCGTGCTGTTTCTGGTAATAAAGCTACCCGTGCTGATGGTGCTGCTGGGCGGTGCGGCTACGTCGGTACTGCTGCTGGTTGTGATCTGGGCCGCGCTGCAGTTTCGGTACCGGCAGCTACCCGCCCGCCTGAAACCTACCATTGGCTATGACCTGTGGCTCTGGCTGAGTATCGTAGCGATCCTGGGCGTGAGCGTCTACGGGGTGTGGCAGTTGGCAGCCTGA
- a CDS encoding chaperone modulator CbpM has protein sequence MQTQHLVLVRDFCVYHNVEITFVETLASQELIEITTIEETHYVDNGQLPQLEKFVRLHRDLSIHPDDLDVVSDLLDKMESLQSEVLSLQNRLRFYER, from the coding sequence ATGCAAACACAACACTTAGTTCTTGTCCGCGACTTTTGCGTCTACCATAATGTTGAAATTACGTTTGTCGAAACCCTGGCCAGCCAGGAGCTGATCGAAATAACAACGATCGAGGAAACGCACTACGTTGACAACGGCCAGTTGCCGCAGCTCGAAAAGTTCGTTCGTCTGCACCGCGACCTGTCCATTCACCCCGACGATCTGGACGTAGTGTCTGATCTGCTCGATAAAATGGAAAGCCTGCAGAGCGAAGTTCTTTCCCTGCAGAACCGGCTACGTTTCTACGAGCGGTAG
- the cydB gene encoding cytochrome d ubiquinol oxidase subunit II, translating into MDTVLGIDLPTWWFLLIGALISGYGILDGFDLGAGALHLFFQKEQSRRIALNAIGPVWDGNEVWLVIGAGSLFAAFPMVYGTILSVLYLPFMLFLIAIIFRAISIEFRSKEEMLWWRRMWDVSYSLSSITISLLLGLILGNLIQGLPLNEKHEFVGRLRDFFNPYAILIAITVLSLFMLHGAMYLIMKTEDRLYAKLTIIANNTSKFFILCFMATSLATLIYVPHMTAIFKAYPILFALPVAAVLIVLNIRRSIEKRQYRRGFVSSAVTTALLLVLFAMGLYPNLVLSNVDPRGHISIYEAASSDGSLRTMLLFAAVGMPLVATYTVFMFWTFRGKVKLEDHSY; encoded by the coding sequence ATGGATACCGTACTTGGAATTGACCTGCCTACCTGGTGGTTTTTGCTGATTGGGGCGCTCATCAGCGGTTATGGCATTTTAGATGGTTTCGATCTGGGAGCCGGGGCGTTGCACCTGTTCTTCCAGAAAGAGCAGAGCCGACGCATTGCGCTCAACGCCATCGGCCCCGTATGGGATGGTAACGAGGTCTGGCTCGTGATTGGTGCGGGATCGCTGTTTGCCGCTTTCCCAATGGTCTACGGTACCATCCTGTCGGTGCTGTACCTGCCGTTCATGCTGTTTCTGATCGCCATTATTTTCCGGGCTATTTCCATCGAGTTTCGGAGCAAGGAAGAAATGCTGTGGTGGCGTCGAATGTGGGATGTGAGCTACTCACTGTCCAGCATCACCATTTCACTGCTGCTGGGCCTGATTTTGGGAAATCTGATTCAGGGCTTACCCCTCAACGAGAAACACGAGTTCGTGGGGCGGCTGCGGGACTTCTTCAATCCCTACGCCATCCTGATTGCCATAACGGTGCTGTCGCTGTTCATGCTCCACGGGGCTATGTACCTCATCATGAAAACCGAGGATCGTCTTTATGCCAAATTGACCATCATCGCCAACAATACCAGCAAGTTTTTCATTTTATGCTTTATGGCTACGTCGCTGGCCACGCTTATCTACGTGCCGCACATGACCGCTATTTTCAAAGCATACCCAATCCTGTTCGCGCTGCCGGTGGCGGCCGTGCTGATCGTGCTCAACATCCGGCGCAGCATCGAGAAACGGCAGTATCGGCGGGGGTTTGTTTCGTCGGCGGTCACGACGGCGCTGCTGCTGGTGTTGTTTGCCATGGGTCTGTACCCTAACCTCGTGCTGTCCAACGTAGACCCGCGCGGACACATCAGTATTTACGAGGCTGCGTCGTCGGATGGATCACTGCGGACGATGCTGCTGTTTGCGGCTGTGGGTATGCCGCTGGTGGCGACGTACACGGTGTTTATGTTCTGGACGTTCCGGGGAAAAGTGAAACTCGAAGACCACAGTTATTAG
- a CDS encoding cytochrome ubiquinol oxidase subunit I — MDTDTGASSGVELLSRIQFAFTIAFHYIYPPLSIGLGVCLVVMEGLYLKTKNKVYEELTRFWIKIFALIFGIGVATGIVMEFEFGTNWATYSRYVGDIFGSALAAEGIFAFALESAFLGILLFGWNRVSPRVHFMATVLVALGSIFSALWIVVANSWQQTPSGYRIEGTGMQARAIVTDFWAMVFNPSSVERYSHVLIGSFLAGSFLVLSVSAWYVLKRKHVVHAQTAFRIALWVAAVSSLAQLFTGHQSAEVVTKYQPAKLAAMEGHFEKSGPADMYLMGWVNAKEQQTTGLKIPGGLSFLVHQDFQKPIPGLNSFKPTNRPTAVNFVFQTYHLMVAIGMTLIALTMFALWMLYKKRLFETRWLMGVFVGAVLLPQIANQVGWYTAEVGRQPWVVYGLLRTSDALSQAVKAEHVLASLVLFTFIYVMLFALFLYLLNKKIQHGPNVQSEQGESSSRMNPVLN; from the coding sequence ATGGATACTGACACTGGTGCTTCCTCTGGTGTTGAACTGCTCTCCCGCATTCAGTTCGCGTTTACCATCGCTTTTCACTACATCTACCCGCCCCTGAGTATTGGTCTCGGCGTTTGCCTGGTGGTAATGGAAGGTCTCTATCTTAAAACAAAAAATAAGGTCTATGAAGAATTGACCAGGTTCTGGATCAAGATCTTCGCGCTCATCTTCGGGATCGGCGTGGCTACGGGCATCGTCATGGAGTTTGAGTTCGGTACCAACTGGGCCACTTATTCGCGCTACGTTGGTGATATCTTCGGCTCGGCCCTGGCAGCCGAGGGTATCTTCGCGTTCGCGCTGGAATCGGCTTTTCTGGGTATTCTACTCTTCGGCTGGAACCGGGTCAGCCCCCGGGTTCACTTTATGGCGACGGTGCTGGTAGCGCTGGGTTCCATTTTCTCGGCGCTCTGGATCGTGGTGGCCAACTCCTGGCAGCAGACACCATCGGGCTACCGTATTGAGGGAACGGGTATGCAGGCGCGGGCCATTGTCACCGACTTCTGGGCGATGGTTTTTAATCCCTCGTCGGTTGAGCGATACTCACACGTTCTGATCGGGTCGTTTCTGGCTGGGTCTTTTCTGGTATTGAGCGTTAGCGCGTGGTACGTGCTGAAACGAAAACACGTCGTTCACGCGCAAACGGCTTTCCGAATTGCGCTGTGGGTCGCGGCTGTGTCGTCGCTGGCGCAGTTGTTCACCGGCCACCAGTCGGCGGAGGTCGTAACGAAATACCAGCCGGCGAAGCTGGCAGCTATGGAAGGACACTTCGAGAAATCGGGCCCCGCCGATATGTACCTGATGGGCTGGGTCAACGCGAAGGAGCAGCAGACGACCGGCCTTAAAATTCCCGGTGGCCTGTCGTTTCTGGTGCATCAGGATTTCCAGAAGCCCATTCCCGGCCTCAACAGTTTCAAGCCTACCAATCGACCCACCGCTGTCAATTTCGTGTTTCAGACCTATCACCTGATGGTGGCCATCGGGATGACGCTCATTGCCCTGACGATGTTTGCCCTGTGGATGCTTTACAAAAAGCGGCTGTTCGAGACGCGCTGGCTCATGGGCGTTTTCGTGGGTGCGGTCCTGTTGCCGCAGATCGCTAACCAGGTGGGCTGGTACACCGCCGAAGTGGGTCGGCAGCCGTGGGTCGTGTACGGGCTGCTACGTACCTCCGATGCGTTGTCGCAGGCCGTAAAAGCCGAGCACGTACTGGCTTCGCTGGTGCTGTTTACGTTTATTTATGTGATGCTGTTCGCCCTGTTTCTTTACCTGCTGAACAAGAAAATCCAGCACGGTCCCAATGTTCAATCCGAGCAGGGTGAATCGTCATCCCGCATGAACCCGGTACTTAACTGA
- the nfi gene encoding deoxyribonuclease V (cleaves DNA at apurinic or apyrimidinic sites) — MANYQALHDWNLSPTEAVALQNQLRSQIRIEPLTSTPKTIAGCDISFNKFEEAVYAGIAVIDLATMETIEEAGVVSTAPFPYIPGLLSFREIPSLLEAWSKLTIEPDVVMFDGHGTAHPRRIGIASHAGLFLNRPTFGCGKSVLVGKYEEPAPERGNWSPMTHYRDVIGAALRTKNKVSPVYVSPGHLIDLETAIALTLQCDGGYRVPEPTRRAHNLVNALRRGEKVM; from the coding sequence ATGGCCAACTACCAAGCCCTTCACGACTGGAACCTCTCGCCTACCGAAGCCGTTGCCCTGCAAAATCAGCTACGCAGCCAGATCCGGATTGAGCCGCTGACGAGCACACCCAAAACCATTGCGGGCTGCGATATTTCCTTCAATAAGTTTGAGGAAGCCGTTTACGCGGGCATAGCCGTGATCGACCTGGCAACGATGGAAACCATTGAGGAAGCGGGCGTGGTCAGTACGGCACCATTCCCCTACATTCCAGGCCTGCTGTCGTTTCGGGAAATACCGTCGCTGCTTGAAGCCTGGTCGAAGCTCACGATCGAGCCGGACGTGGTCATGTTCGACGGTCATGGCACGGCCCACCCCCGCCGAATCGGCATCGCGTCGCACGCGGGGCTGTTTCTGAACCGGCCTACCTTCGGTTGCGGGAAGTCGGTGTTGGTGGGTAAGTACGAAGAGCCCGCGCCCGAACGCGGCAACTGGTCGCCCATGACGCATTACAGGGACGTCATCGGGGCTGCGCTGCGCACGAAGAACAAGGTGAGCCCGGTCTACGTATCGCCCGGCCACCTTATCGATCTTGAAACGGCCATTGCCCTCACCTTACAGTGCGACGGCGGCTATCGCGTTCCCGAACCGACGCGCCGGGCCCACAACCTGGTAAACGCCCTGCGCCGGGGCGAGAAAGTGATGTGA
- a CDS encoding SDR family NAD(P)-dependent oxidoreductase, which translates to METQQNGKTVLITGASSGIGRELTRLFAKDGYDLVLIGRNEEMLQQHAYNVKNQYGTTATIINKDLSDPNAPEEIYAETTGKGIQVDVLVNDAGFGEYGQFATETDLQKELAVVQVNAVALMHLTKLYLKDMVARNDGKILMLGSEVSVFPNPMMAVYGATKAFIKSFSEGIRNELKDTNITVTVLMPGATNTNFFNAAGAAHIKGADPQKTADPAAVAREGYDALMAGKDHVVAGWMNKARVALAHVLPDPLLAAGVRRDMTPKEEADQQQQKQLIAIAVTVGVVLGGLWLLSRNRSSLVPISPYDKVRYKYKAYKAKKSAEHAVSSVGDTIKGAYQNVKATAESALA; encoded by the coding sequence ATGGAAACGCAACAAAACGGAAAAACAGTCCTGATTACGGGCGCATCGAGTGGTATTGGCCGGGAACTTACCCGCCTGTTTGCCAAAGATGGTTATGACCTGGTCCTTATTGGTCGCAATGAGGAAATGCTGCAACAGCATGCCTACAACGTTAAAAACCAGTACGGCACCACGGCTACTATCATCAATAAAGACCTGTCGGACCCGAACGCGCCGGAGGAGATCTACGCGGAAACAACCGGCAAGGGTATTCAGGTCGACGTGTTGGTTAACGATGCCGGCTTTGGTGAATACGGCCAGTTTGCCACCGAAACCGACTTGCAGAAAGAACTGGCGGTGGTGCAGGTGAATGCCGTAGCACTCATGCACCTGACCAAGCTGTACCTGAAAGATATGGTCGCCCGGAACGACGGCAAAATTTTGATGCTGGGTTCTGAAGTGTCGGTCTTCCCGAACCCGATGATGGCGGTTTACGGCGCTACCAAAGCGTTCATTAAGTCGTTCTCGGAAGGTATTCGGAATGAATTGAAAGACACAAACATCACGGTGACCGTACTAATGCCGGGCGCTACGAACACCAACTTCTTCAACGCAGCCGGTGCCGCCCACATCAAAGGAGCTGATCCGCAGAAAACAGCCGACCCGGCTGCCGTAGCTAGAGAAGGTTATGACGCACTCATGGCCGGCAAAGACCACGTAGTAGCCGGCTGGATGAACAAAGCGCGGGTTGCGCTGGCCCACGTGCTGCCCGATCCGCTGCTGGCTGCGGGTGTACGCCGGGACATGACTCCCAAAGAAGAAGCAGACCAGCAGCAGCAGAAGCAGTTGATTGCCATTGCGGTAACCGTAGGCGTCGTATTGGGCGGGCTCTGGCTGCTATCACGTAATCGGTCATCGCTGGTGCCCATCAGCCCCTACGATAAAGTACGCTACAAGTACAAAGCCTACAAAGCTAAAAAGTCGGCGGAGCACGCCGTGTCGTCGGTTGGCGACACGATCAAAGGAGCTTATCAAAACGTGAAAGCAACGGCCGAATCGGCTTTAGCGTAA
- a CDS encoding DnaJ C-terminal domain-containing protein, translating to MDFIDYYAVLGIPKTASDDEIKKAYRKLARKHHPDLNPNDEAANKKFQQINEANEILSDPEKRKKYDQYGKDWQHAEQFEQARRQQQQQRQSYAQGGATGAGDFDFSDGFGGADFSDFLSSMFGQEGGFQGGRRQSAFRGQDYQAELHLNLRDAYVTHKQTLTVDGKNIRITVPAGIENGQKIKLAGYGAPGVNNGPAGDLYITFVIADDSRFKRMGNDLYVDEEIDLYTAMLGGDRIVETMDGKVKLTVKPETQSGTKVRLKGKGFPVYKQDGAFGDLYITWQVKLPTNLTEEQKELFRKLSTL from the coding sequence ATGGATTTTATCGATTATTACGCCGTTCTGGGTATTCCCAAAACGGCCTCGGACGACGAGATAAAAAAGGCATACCGGAAGCTGGCCCGGAAGCACCATCCCGACCTGAATCCGAACGATGAGGCCGCCAACAAGAAATTTCAGCAGATAAACGAGGCCAACGAGATTCTGAGCGATCCCGAGAAACGGAAGAAATACGACCAGTACGGGAAAGACTGGCAACACGCCGAACAGTTCGAGCAGGCACGTCGGCAACAGCAGCAGCAACGCCAGTCCTACGCGCAGGGTGGGGCGACTGGCGCGGGCGATTTTGATTTTTCGGACGGGTTTGGCGGTGCCGATTTCTCCGACTTCCTCTCGTCCATGTTCGGGCAGGAGGGTGGCTTCCAGGGCGGCCGCCGGCAAAGCGCGTTCCGGGGCCAGGACTACCAGGCCGAACTTCACCTCAACCTGCGCGATGCCTATGTAACCCACAAGCAGACGCTCACCGTCGATGGTAAAAACATCCGGATTACGGTACCCGCCGGTATCGAGAACGGGCAGAAGATAAAGCTGGCGGGCTATGGCGCGCCGGGGGTGAACAACGGCCCCGCCGGCGACCTGTATATTACATTCGTCATTGCCGACGATAGCCGGTTCAAGCGGATGGGTAATGATTTGTATGTCGATGAGGAAATTGACCTCTACACGGCGATGCTGGGGGGCGATCGGATCGTAGAAACGATGGACGGGAAGGTAAAGCTGACCGTCAAGCCCGAAACCCAGAGCGGAACGAAGGTCCGGTTAAAGGGCAAAGGGTTTCCGGTTTACAAGCAGGACGGCGCGTTTGGTGATCTGTACATCACCTGGCAGGTGAAACTGCCAACCAACCTGACCGAGGAACAAAAAGAGCTGTTTCGCAAACTATCGACCCTCTAA
- a CDS encoding TIGR04282 family arsenosugar biosynthesis glycosyltransferase, which translates to MAESTLIIFVKNPIPGTVKTRIARTVGNERAVAVYQHLLRHTQAITQQLRCRRVVYYGDFINEDDGWNGCEKRLQVDGNLGQRMQESFREQFEHGADRVAIIGSDCLSITARHIETAFASLDEADVVIGPATDGGYYLLAMKKLHPALFDGMPWSQPDLRQQTEQAIRVNGLTVCQLDELTDIDEWADYENALK; encoded by the coding sequence ATGGCCGAAAGTACGCTCATCATCTTCGTTAAAAACCCTATTCCCGGCACGGTCAAAACCCGGATTGCCCGCACTGTTGGCAACGAACGGGCGGTGGCGGTTTACCAGCATCTGCTTCGGCATACGCAGGCAATTACGCAGCAGCTGCGCTGCCGCCGGGTGGTGTATTACGGTGATTTTATTAATGAGGACGATGGCTGGAACGGCTGCGAAAAACGGCTTCAGGTAGATGGCAACCTGGGGCAACGGATGCAGGAGTCCTTTCGGGAGCAGTTTGAACACGGGGCCGACCGCGTCGCGATCATTGGCAGTGACTGCCTGTCGATTACCGCCCGCCATATCGAAACCGCATTTGCCTCCCTGGACGAAGCCGATGTCGTTATTGGCCCGGCCACGGATGGGGGGTATTACCTGCTCGCCATGAAAAAACTTCACCCCGCCCTGTTCGACGGTATGCCGTGGAGCCAGCCTGACCTGCGCCAGCAAACCGAACAAGCGATTCGGGTAAACGGGCTAACGGTTTGCCAGCTGGACGAACTGACCGACATCGATGAATGGGCCGATTATGAAAACGCACTAAAATGA